Below is a window of Acyrthosiphon pisum isolate AL4f unplaced genomic scaffold, pea_aphid_22Mar2018_4r6ur Scaffold_21759;HRSCAF=24787, whole genome shotgun sequence DNA.
ttttaaaaacatacaattttatcatactCCATAAATACGGCGAGGAGGACTCTTCCGATTTTGCCCTGATAGTAAAAAAATGCATCGCCcttttaaaacatacaattatatatttatacatagcaGGGACGGACTGGCAGATCGATGGTGCCGGCCGGCTAGCGCCGGATAATTTGGTTGTACATGTAACTTATTAcgatttttagattataataatagtttttggtgtatttaaaacttatagaataaacataaataatacgtcaatacgaaaataatcgtacttaaaatattatattttaatgttctaagaaacagtaggtatttatataaatataaatttcgatGCCGCCTGCAGCCCGCCGCGCCGTGCTgcttataaaataggtacgaTGTAATTTgacgtataattaattattatcgttatattatttaaaaatatactgttttcGTCCGTGACTTACAAGACTGTCGTCTGTGatattactgatattatataaaatataaatattagtttatttttattttgtattgtcaaGTGGAAAGATGACTTTCCAAGCAATGTAAACAATCATAACCTCAGCTTTTTAAAGGTAAGTAagccaaatcaatttttaaataatattataatataatttatagtaaagtGATTGTTAAAAGtcccataaattataatctatataggtacaattattattaaaaattggttaaatggcttaaaataattataaaaacaaataatagaatCTATCAAATCCatgtcattcaaaaaacaaGTTCAATAAACTTCGGTGTGTTAACTCGCTCAGCTCAATTTCTTACAATCAgtgaactaaattaataataataatattatgaaacctgATGATTAGAATATTATCAGTGCttgtatttggtttttattttacgataattcaatttttaagtgagttataagCATTTTTGATTTACGCTAGATTATACAcgcaacattttctaaaaaaatatcgtaCTATATCGTACGAAAAACCCACATTCATACacggataatgttcttaccatagacttttatagtaggtataaattcactctaatttttaaattaaccgaGCTAAACTAATCGATCTACTGAGCGtaagtttgttattttatatacactcgcaagacgaagacaacaaatggcCGTGGCTCCTCTctgaaatttaacacatccattgcaACGACCTGATCGGCCGCAAACACATCATTTGCCCACATTTTTCTACTCTGCGTTCCCTGACTGATTTATtgtagacatataatattatgtatcactctacaggttattgaaaatatatcNNNNNNNNNNNNNNNNNNNNNNNNNNNNNNNNNNNNNNNNNNNNNNNNNNCCACAATTATAATTCTTTGTATACTGTAACAGGGGCGTAATTATGGGGTGGGtggggggatagatccccccagagctgataatattatatattattttatatacttcaccaatgtacttgaaaatgtaatattttgtgtgtaaaaaaatgtatatcccccccccccacactgGACAAATTCCTAATTATGCCACTGCTTGTGAATACTTATTTTAGCAGAAAATAAAGATGGATAAAAATTggattatagttttatttaactagATTAATCAGTATACTTCAcactattgtaggtacctatgcatgaaacataataattattatttatataaattatcaggtATACCcatatctatacattatataaatgaaactaGTCCGTACTCACGCATTCCCACCACTAAACCTGCAAAACGCTGGCCGCCGTCGCCGACCTGGAGAGTGGTGGAATTTACGACTGCGGCTAGATAGTGGAGTGggagaaattaatatataaatatagcttaTGTTGTTATGTGCACATGCGCATGCGGACGATTTTCGGGTTTTTTCggtgttgtaaaaataacatactGAATGGTtaattttaacactattttggagtagaaacaacaacaaaattagTTCATAATGAATCGAGCTtatgttttaaaacaacattctttattttatcaatttaactaccggtattagattatattgaatacctaAACTTCCTAAATTCAACTAACTTTGGGTgttattatgacttattataatttctcaATGATATGCGTTGAGTCAACATATTATTGTGGTTAATATAAATGACTATGCAGTTGATTCAACTAATGGGTGTTGAACATTGTAGTTAGAAGTTAAAtcacctacattatttttatgtgtgtaGTGTCCCAAATAGATCAGAAATtacattgatacctattattaacatatatattagaCATGGTTCTATAATTTTTTCTGACAGTTGGAAAGCTTATGCTAATTTGCAACAACATGGTTTTCAACATAATCCAgtcaatcataaatataatttcgtgGACCCTAACTCAGGAACCCACACACAAAATGTTGAAAGAATGTGGGGTTCGGCCAAATGGGGCAACAAAAAACGTAGAGGGACGGATAGAAATTTTTTAGACTCGTACTTGGCAGAATTTATGTGGCGATCAAAACTGAATAATAGTGATCCGTTTGAAACCATTTTAAAAGATATAGCAGAATTTTGGAATCACATAaagcataaacatttttaattatatcatttttttttatatttattattattattatattcaattttttaatattaatttttttaaatattatatattatatcgtcaataaataaacttttttaattatatcactgttttatattattattatatatgaatggCGGGGCGATGGATGGTGAagataataaaaactttatgagcaataatatatttaccggGTGTATCCCTCTAAAACATTTATTCGGATTTTGTGaagactataaaaaaatattacttaattgtTATCAACAACTGATTTTAAATCGTGCATCTACTGACCTGGATGCGATACGCGTTGTAAGTCCTAATGCAAACGAGgcagtttcaaaaatataaaaattaaaattgaacttaCTAAGGTGGNNNNNNNNNNNNNNNNNNNNNNNNNNNNNNNNNNNNNNNNNNNNNNNNNNATGCCCTATATTAACCATTGACTACTGAGTTTtgacttatatacttatttatactttatagtatatcAGACATGGATCCAGAGTAAAGATCTgggacaacaatttttttacaacagaaatccacttataataaaatattatacttaattcttaattcaaaaatattgtcataatagtaggtataggtaatcaatgtgataaataaattattgatgatttaatatataaagcgacaatgtgaaaagaagtttagattttgtttatttgttatataatatttatatttataaaaaaaaatgtctggggGGGCCTGTGTCCCCTAGCCCCCACTGGATCCCCACTGGatcacataatattagtatttactatttaaccaTTCAGGGGCATAATTAGGGAAGGGGATTAGAGGGATAGATCCccccaaaactttttttttactgctaaAATTTTGATCAAAGTATTGGTAATGACCATTAATGTTAGAGTATAGTATacttgtttatactttatagtataattataaattataatataacataatattgtgatatttctcGACACCACCAGGGTAAACGCCGCATCCACTCTTATCCGTTTTTGGACAAGTGCTTATCacttgtattaataattgataagataTGATGTTGATAGTGGTTATTGGTGCGCGCATGTGCGTGCGGAGCGTGGAACTAGCTGCAGTGATCCGCTCGTTAAGGTGGATTCACACTGCTCCGTGATCCGTGAACCGTGATTTCCGGAAAAACAATACAACGCTGTGATTGGCTGAATCTTGTGGTTACCTAGTGGTTAACCACAATGTTTAAAAGTAAGTACCACGTTATTTTGCAGATACCAGATAATAGGATCAAATCCTATTCAagtcaaatgtttataattatgtggTTACTGGTTACCAaaacaattatcaaataaaaataaaaatagaatgccgaaattaattattgttattattattcattattattttttgttttatacaacttaacttaatatcaaaaattaaaaaataaaattataacttgaaaaatatgaattctCGAGCTCAAGATGTCAACTCTCAAGTTGTAGTTAGTATTctgcaatacaataatacaaaaactacaCGAATGTCATGAACTAATTcacattcaaaatatgtatttattttagggCCGGATATGTGTAATGTGCAAAATGTTTGTCATagctaaaaatgaaaaacatgtCTGCCACAACTCTGGAACACCTAAAGGTTAGTACTAGTTAGTActgatttgtttaaaatgtatcatttaataagtttatatacTACATGTTTTAACATGGTTTTTCTAtccagtaaataatatttatttaaataactgccAGTTTAGACTTCATAACGACATGGTCCACCTATTTCTTCTCTCAATTACCCAAATCATTAATGCTATATtgctattacaattatttttattcagttgaGGGCTTTTTAACTGTGACTGATTTGAACTAGATTAAGAACAGCTGCTTGAAACTGGAACACCTAGTTTGTGAATTcctttttatgttttgttttgtttttaaaataatataggtattagtaggtatatctgACCTGATAAATGGATTAACAATATATGCATCCAACACAAATGTTGGGAAATCAACTGAATAGGTTTAGACACAATTACATAAAACTTATCTGTGCACCAAGTTTAATAACCTAAAATAAATGTCCATATTctactaataataatcttaaccaaaattattttgttgttttttggCATAAAAGGATTTAATGTTTTAGTGTACTATCCTTTTTGCTTGGGCGAATACCCCATGTTTTTTAGTTCGGttttgaaaatcaatttttaatgatacttttctttaaaaaatcatgttttgcAATTGGAAAATAATCGTTGGAGTTATTGTTGTGAAATAAATGATCAAATTATCTTTCcgcctttataatataatgaatatatcaGTTGTGTATAAGTTGTAACCACAATCGATATAGGTACCCATAGTACTTATTCTATTCATATAGCTAATATACTTAATGgagatacctacttatatttttttctgggaATAAAATTGCTAAGTACCTAACTATTCCTCTAtttaaagtataggtataaaacaacTATTTTGTATCCATTGATCatttttacttcaaatattcaaaatgtaacttttattttgattattttgaagaaaaaataatcaataaatacaaaactgtTGTCTTATTATTAGTTGTGCCtatctttaatataatttattcaattttaatgtaatagtaGTAGGTAAGTgttaatatctttaatatacagtattattaatattattaaatagagaTGTCAAAATGTCATCCCATAAAGCCTCGGACCGTTGCCACAACAAGCTCCTTTAAGGAGTTGATGCAAGAATGTGGAGTGAATGATGAAGCAGACAAAGAGCCAGAAGAGGAAACGGAATTATTAGATTTCAGTACTCAATTGATAATAGAGGTTGAAAAAAGAAGACCTCTTTGGGATGCTAGGCTTCCAAAAGCTGACAGATACCCGCAAATTATTAACAGATTATGGatggaaataataaatgtactgaATTGtaagtattgaatattaaatttaaattttgtttaggcTGGGATTTCTGAACCTCCTTTgtgtctttataatttatatatgatgaTTGTATAAATCTAACTATACTCTGTCCCAAAAGAGAATATAACGGTCGGCGACCAATTTATGTCTGGCGGCGCGCATTCCCCACCGATTTCCCATTGTTAGGGTGATCACGTGGTTCTCGACGCACCAATCGAATCATTTGACTTGCGCGAAAGCGGTATATTCTATTTTGGGACAGAGTAtagttaaaactattaaattaattacttttttgtttaatcattgcatataggtacctacaatgatgtaaatttctttttactaatataacttaatatttttctccATAATGATTTCAAACATTGTTAAACATTGTTTGTTAACTATTAGCGTATAGTTTAATCTTGATGtccttaatgtttttttaacttaaccaactcatattaatttttttcttgaacccttgtaatacatgtaatattttaaagattttgtaTACCTTAAGGTGGGTCACTTTTCACAACTAAacagttagaaaaaaaatttggctaTTTGAAAGAGCAGTACCGCAGAGAAAAATCCAAATTGATAAAGCCAAGTGGTGCACAAGgtggaaaacaattaaaacaatggATGCATTTTAAAAGTCTAACATTTTTAGATGAagtttatgtacaaaataagtaattatatatacattttaaacattttaaacaaggacaaaacaatgtatacaaaactttttttttttacaagtactATTTCTAATATTGAAGTATCTGAACCAGATAATGCCATCAACAACTTAAATAAGGGCAATGAATCAACTGCTGGACTAAGctcaaaaaaaagtaacaaatcAATTTAGACATTAGCAGTGccacaattacaattttgaggctccgtttcaaaaatattttagaggcccttttagtttttactgtaaCATTGGCGGAAATAGGGGGGAGCTTAGCCACCAAATATACCAAAAGCCTCCtccccaaaaataaaatatatattaagttattttggCTGTGTGGTAACCAAGCCCTTTGCTCGCattgatgtataaaatgtaagcccccctgaaattttaatggatttcttCTTATATGTACTTAAGACATAAACAGTGGCAGAGACAGGCTACAGGCATTGTGAGACTTCATGTATCAAACAAAAGTGTCTTACCCACTTGTCATTTTTCTTTAGTAATTGCaacttatgtaataaaaaaatatctaacttgcacttgactataatattcaaataatacattattataatattatatcttaaatacttgataaaaaaatagtaaatactaataagaaaataaatttacttattataggtgcatttattacatttataaatggcaTACATCTTTTTATCataggaattaaatatttaaattaatcagtaAATTCCGTGACAGATAAAGTTGGTAAATTGAAAATAGATATAAATGAACGAATCCTTAAAGTACAttaatagaaaatgctaatatacacattcagtaaaaattgcatgCACCtatttagagttacaccaaaaaccaaaatcgatttcgcgtaaaaattcccgtttttcctttttGTTTTTGAGGCAATGAAATAgatttatatactaaaaaaatactttaatatttaaatacggaaaatacaaaatgattgaattcttatatttgattttacaacaaattgttttgtaatattatgtatgttaatgGTAAAATCCTAGGCCCCCTGTAGTAGTTGTGGCACTGGATATTAGAATGTATTATGTTGATTTATACCAATATCAAAAACTTCAGGAAAATCATTAGTTTGTTCGGATGTTTTTGAACAATCGTTGCTTGAAGAATTGAAAGCATCAAGACCGAAGAGCCCACCACCACTTCAAAAGCTTAGTGGTGACGAATCATTCTGTTCGTACTTAGGAAGTCTGATGTCCGACTTACCAACGAACACAAAAAGAAGGCTACAAGGTGAATTTATTTCCACAGTCATCAGTGAactcaattattaaattttatgatacatttttcattaataaaagttattttttcatttcgttaataacaattatataagtaccttcatttttttttatttctgttaattttcttttgttactAGTCAAGAAGACTGAATaaacttaatacataatatgtttcattaTCTATTGcctattttattacctatatacttacctaattaatttgtttaataataattatagtcaaaTATTTAGTATACCAACTACTAAGTTTTGTCTAATATATACTGAAggtaaaatttttataacataaacaatacaatttgtttataataatgcatagGTATTTCATAGTACTTTTTTGATACCTGATCAAAGTCACCCCAAAACTTAGAAActcaataactcaaaaactaccaAACCGATTTTTTTGTGGGGCGAGAATGATCAGTTTGATGACTGTACCCATGTTTATACGCATTTTCAGGGCTGCGATCAAAGTCACCCCAAAAGGTGGGTAAGTTTGATCAAtaactatattagttataactaatgtaaaaatgtaaaaaaaaatttggtttgaGAAATTATCAGTTAAAGGTATAatgtagaataattattaataattaaatgttatatatttcagTTGGTTATTAGTACAataagtataaaactaaaataattgaaaattaatgatCAAAGTAACTCCATTTATGgtacagttaataatatttttattatattctatcatATTGAAATTCCACATTGCCTTCATTCATAagatgaaattttaatttttccctGACTTCTTTGGCATCAATCCCATAATGGTTAGATCCTACAGGACCAATTGGCTCCAATGCTCCATTGATTTCAAAAGTTCTAGGAATATTATGGTCATTTTGTGGTGGAGGACAATACATAAAAATGCctattaacacacacacacattttatattactattattagtctTATTAGTCTTTTTACAagaagaattttttattattagctttATACCTTGGTTTttctcatattttttaatataattgtgtagtACAACTGTTGCTTGTACTATAGCAACTACTGTTTTTTCTCCTGCTATAATTGGTCGGCGAAAGATTCGCCATTTGGCAGCCATAATACCAAATGTATTCTCAATACATCTGCGAGCCCGGCTTAATCtacaattatagttttaacttagttatttatattttaaatagttagttGGGTTACATACCGTATAGTTAAAAATTGCTTTGTCGACGGGGGAATTTCTCTTTATCTCGGCCCGAAAAAGAGCCCTAACATTTTGCGAGAACATAAAAGCGTCCTCCGCccactaaaaaaaagtatttggcCCACCTGCCGGACCGATGTGGGGGggtttggaaatttaatatcattattaataatttttttacccaaaGTACTTTGCCTAAATACACCTCCATCACTATTACGACCTGGTGCACCAATGTCAACTAATAAATAGTTGTAATCGGCATCACAAACAGCAAGAAGCACTATACTATGAGAACCTTTATAGTTGTAGTACACGGACCCAGTATTTGCAAATgcctttaaaatataagtatatttttaatatataagattattattatttaagtgatattatttagataagcACCTGGTGTACAACGTGTTTTCCATCCATAGCGCCTATACAATTAGGCATGTtccaattattatgaaattcatTTGCAATTTGTATCCAACCTTGTGTACTTGGGGTAAATAAAACCtagattattgaaaataaatataatttaaattgtaaaagatGTAAGGTTATATAGATGTCTAttgtttaactaaaaaaaaattaaaattgatcttaagttgaatttcaaaattgttctaTAAAATGATGAAAACCTAAATTTCATAAACTGGCAACTGTTCAaccaataatatgaaaacatcattttttttttaatggaatatttattgtttattgttttataaaatagaattcacttttattttcaaGACTTTCCATATTGCTAAACAACATTCTCTAACAATAATTGACACTGTTGATTCTCCTATTCGGAAAGCATACATAATACTTGACATGCTATCACCACTAGCCAAATACctatgcataattaataattataaactttttgaacattaaagttattttactgaaagtaatatatttacagtgataatttatatctatacaataatatatacaaggtgattttataagcatgctcacccaatttttaagcttttttttatatattcaaattctgatttcaaatTTGAGCAAGTAGTTTTTGAGCTATATAACTTTATGTATTAaggataatatgtctatggacTATGGCAATGGGTTATGTAGATTTGGGGGCTTAGATGATTTGAACATTGATCTATCAATCAGGCACGTAGCCAGTAAATTtctgtttgggggggggggggcaacaatATCGGGCCCTTGTGTCATTTttcataactatttaataatatcctATTATTATCCtcagtacaaatattttaataactcagaaactactttttagaattttaatttaaaaacatcaaaatgtTTAAGAATATTACTCcctaaataatttgcagtaaaaaaggAGGTTCTCAAATAGGTATTTGTATTGACACAGGACACTctttaatatataatgcaaaaaatgttaggaattttaaaatatgatctttAGGTACTACCTTATGGTACTCTACTACCAATActttctaaaaatcagaatttgaataaatgtaatattaaggGAAAATAGGAGTGAGCATGTATAAGAAATCACAATGTATATGAGGCAATTACCTTATAGTTGCAGACAAAATTTCGCCTGGAGACAAAACATCAGGTCGTGTTGGAATTCGGTACACTAATAGACCAACCATACTAAGTAAATCTTCAAAATTGGAAGAACTCAttctcataaaattataaaacttagcAGAGTTGTTAAGTTTATATTCTTCAACTAATAAAGTGTGGTGACCCAAGTTCCTTCTTTCTTGAAAAATTGGCCGTACATACCATCTCTTTTTGGAATTcctatcaaattaaatttattttatatttaataaaatttaataaataggcAGACAAGTTAATAAAGAATAGTTATTAGATTATACACTTGCCTCTTTGCCAGTTGTAGTCTCATTgcacaaattattatcatttttcttCTCCACAAGGCTttttcatattcataattcctattcatgataatacaatttacaactgAACAGTTGAGCTAAATTGTACTACTAATAGTATTCACTGTTCAAATGTTGAACTGTATAATGCACTTAGAAGTTctactgtagagtgtagactaTTATAGTGCATTGTCTAAGTTAAAAGTTTAgtgacttattatatttttaaatataaataactgatAACAGATAGGTGATAAAGATTGTGTGATCGTGATAACAATAAACCAACTACCAGTTACCACTTAACATTATGTTCACcgcaaaaattaaaagtttataattttgagaaatcacagattttttttttcctgaaatCACGGTTCACGGGATCACGGAGCAGTGTGAATCCACCTTTACACCTGTGGCTGCCCCATGAGCCGGTTGTTGTTGAACACACGTGTCACCGGTGAGGTGAGTGTGTTCGATGGTGGGGTGGTGTAGGTTGGGGGTCTGTGAACGGGTGGCGATTGGTGATAAGACGGAAAAAATGTTCGAGTTGGTTGTTCTGTGTGTTGAATTACCGAACTACGCGCTTTTCGATTGCGTTTATTTTTTCCGTGTGCACTACCGATAGTAAGtggacgatattattatttatattaattatttatatttaacgatATTAAAAAGTTGTacgatgttattatttatttataggtatacaatatacaatattaatttttaattttttctgatCTGCAGTAAAAGTGGGTAAACATCGTAAAATATGCACAATCTACAAC
It encodes the following:
- the LOC107882505 gene encoding uncharacterized protein LOC107882505, with the protein product MCKMFVIAKNEKHVCHNSGTPKEMSKCHPIKPRTVATTSSFKELMQECGVNDEADKEPEEETELLDFSTQLIIEVEKRRPLWDARLPKADRYPQIINRLWMEIINVLNCGSLFTTKQLEKKFGYLKEQYRREKSKLIKPSGAQGGKQLKQWMHFKSLTFLDEVYVQNK
- the LOC107882512 gene encoding uncharacterized protein LOC107882512 — its product is MAAKWRIFRRPIIAGEKTVVAIVQATVVLHNYIKKYEKNQGIFMYCPPPQNDHNIPRTFEINGALEPIGPVGSNHYGIDAKEVREKLKFHLMNEGNVEFQYDRI
- the LOC107882506 gene encoding protein ANTAGONIST OF LIKE HETEROCHROMATIN PROTEIN 1-like; this encodes MNRNYEYEKALWRRKMIIICAMRLQLAKRNSKKRWYVRPIFQERRNLGHHTLLVEEYKLNNSAKFYNFMRMSSSNFEDLLSMVGLLVYRIPTRPDVLSPGEILSATIRYLASGDSMSSIMYAFRIGESTVSIIVRECCLAIWKVLKIKVLFTPSTQGWIQIANEFHNNWNMPNCIGAMDGKHVVHQAFANTGSVYYNYKGSHSIVLLAVCDADYNYLLVDIGAPGRNSDGGVFRQSTLGKKIINNDIKFPNPPTSVRQIKPGSQMY